The following proteins are encoded in a genomic region of Paenibacillus sp. FSL H3-0469:
- a CDS encoding aminopeptidase, whose amino-acid sequence MSMTETELQDKLSKYADLAVQIGVNVQPGQILVVNAPITAAEFVRLITAKAYALGASQVKVNWSDEFITRQQFEHASPEVFTKAPTWFAGEMTEFAENGAAFLSVIAENPDALKGIDPERIANFQKTRGAALTKYRELQMSDKVSWSIVAIPSQPWADKVFPDVPADQRVDKLWEAIFHTVRLDREDPVAAWQEHLDTLESKANVLNAKKYASLHYIAPGTDLSIELPEGHLWAQGDSINAKGHSFVANMPTEEVFTAPKKTGVNGTVRSTKPLSYGGNVIDGFSITFEQGRITSVSAEQGQEALEYLISLDEGAKYLGEVALVPHKSPISESGILYFNTLFDENASNHLAIGTAYAFCLEGGKEMNQDELTARGLNNSVTHVDFMIGSAEMDIYGITADGTREPVFQKGNWAF is encoded by the coding sequence ATGTCAATGACTGAAACAGAGCTTCAGGACAAGCTAAGTAAATACGCTGATTTAGCAGTACAAATCGGTGTGAATGTTCAGCCGGGACAAATCCTGGTCGTGAACGCCCCGATCACTGCGGCCGAGTTCGTCCGCCTGATTACGGCCAAGGCCTATGCCCTCGGCGCAAGCCAGGTTAAGGTGAACTGGAGTGACGAGTTCATCACCCGCCAGCAGTTCGAGCATGCGTCGCCCGAAGTATTTACCAAGGCCCCAACCTGGTTTGCCGGTGAAATGACCGAGTTTGCCGAGAACGGTGCCGCCTTCCTGTCGGTCATTGCTGAGAACCCGGATGCCCTCAAAGGCATTGATCCTGAGCGGATTGCGAACTTCCAGAAGACTCGTGGGGCAGCGCTTACGAAATACCGCGAATTGCAGATGTCCGACAAGGTTAGCTGGAGTATTGTAGCGATCCCGTCCCAGCCGTGGGCAGACAAGGTGTTCCCTGACGTTCCTGCTGACCAGCGTGTAGACAAGCTGTGGGAAGCTATCTTCCATACCGTCCGTCTGGACCGTGAGGACCCTGTTGCCGCCTGGCAGGAGCATCTCGACACACTGGAGTCGAAGGCTAATGTTCTTAACGCGAAAAAGTACGCCAGCCTGCATTACATAGCCCCTGGAACTGACCTTAGCATCGAGCTGCCTGAAGGCCATTTATGGGCACAAGGGGACAGCATCAATGCCAAAGGTCATTCTTTTGTCGCCAACATGCCGACCGAGGAAGTGTTCACCGCTCCCAAGAAAACCGGTGTTAACGGTACGGTCCGCAGCACGAAGCCGCTCAGCTACGGCGGAAATGTGATTGACGGCTTCTCGATTACTTTTGAACAGGGCCGGATTACCAGTGTGAGCGCTGAGCAGGGCCAGGAAGCCCTCGAATATCTGATCAGTCTGGATGAAGGCGCCAAATATCTGGGGGAAGTCGCGCTGGTGCCGCATAAGTCGCCGATCTCGGAATCAGGAATTCTCTACTTCAATACCTTGTTCGACGAGAATGCCTCCAACCATCTGGCTATTGGTACCGCCTATGCCTTCTGTCTGGAAGGCGGCAAAGAAATGAACCAGGATGAACTGACCGCCCGCGGCCTCAACAACAGTGTGACCCACGTTGACTTCATGATCGGTTCAGCCGAGATGGATATCTACGGAATTACCGCTGACGGTACGCGCGAACCGGTCTTCCAGAAGGGCAACTGGGCCTTCTAA
- a CDS encoding hemolysin family protein: MGIGLSLTLVAILIILTAFFVATEFAVVRLRGSQVSQMVLDGKKNALAVQRVAANLDGYLSACQLGITITALGIGALAEPAFEQLLIPLFDLAGVSHNVSKPIAFALAFIIATFLHVVVGELAPKTAAINIPEKIGQITAPLIIWFYRILYPLIWIMNGSANLLVRMFGMKPASEHGDAHSEDEIRLILSESYESGKINKAEYGYVNRIFTFDEMLAKEIMVPRTDMVCLFTDHSLQENIDIIRKEQYTRFPVADGSKDNIIGMINTKQLYLQYDNNPDFDFKSLILPLVTVSEVTPVKTLLTRMQKERVHIALLLDEYGGTSGLITIEDILEEIVGEIRDEFDEDERRNVEKLSDTHYLFDGNVSLLEVKDLTGLDFHDEEVTTIGGWLYSHLEEPVVGKSHQYEHVTLTVREMNRHRIRKVEILIDLPVSEDSDAHNE; this comes from the coding sequence ATGGGTATAGGACTTAGTTTGACGCTCGTGGCAATTTTGATTATTTTAACCGCATTTTTTGTAGCGACGGAGTTTGCAGTAGTGAGATTACGGGGAAGCCAGGTCAGCCAAATGGTGCTGGACGGCAAGAAGAACGCACTGGCAGTACAGCGGGTAGCCGCTAACCTGGACGGATATTTGTCCGCCTGCCAGCTCGGTATCACGATTACTGCACTCGGGATCGGGGCATTGGCAGAGCCTGCTTTTGAGCAGCTGCTCATTCCATTGTTTGATCTGGCTGGTGTGAGCCACAACGTTAGTAAGCCCATTGCTTTTGCTTTGGCCTTCATTATCGCCACCTTCCTCCACGTCGTGGTCGGAGAGCTTGCACCGAAGACCGCCGCTATTAATATTCCGGAGAAAATTGGTCAGATTACCGCACCGCTGATTATTTGGTTCTACAGAATATTGTACCCTTTGATTTGGATTATGAACGGTTCCGCCAACCTGCTCGTCCGTATGTTCGGCATGAAGCCTGCCAGTGAACACGGCGACGCGCACAGCGAAGACGAGATCCGCCTGATCCTGTCCGAGAGCTATGAGAGCGGCAAAATCAACAAAGCGGAATACGGTTATGTTAACCGGATTTTCACCTTTGATGAGATGCTCGCCAAGGAAATTATGGTTCCCCGGACAGATATGGTATGCCTGTTCACCGATCATTCGCTGCAGGAGAACATTGATATTATCCGCAAGGAGCAGTACACCCGCTTCCCTGTAGCTGACGGCAGCAAAGACAATATCATTGGTATGATCAATACCAAGCAGCTCTACCTGCAATACGACAACAATCCTGATTTCGATTTCAAAAGCCTGATCCTGCCGCTGGTAACTGTATCGGAAGTTACGCCAGTGAAGACCCTGCTGACCCGTATGCAGAAGGAGCGCGTCCATATCGCCCTGCTGCTGGATGAATACGGCGGCACCTCCGGCCTGATTACGATTGAGGACATTCTGGAGGAGATCGTCGGTGAGATCCGCGATGAGTTCGACGAGGATGAGCGCCGCAATGTGGAGAAGCTGAGCGACACTCATTATCTGTTCGACGGCAATGTCTCTCTGCTGGAGGTCAAGGATCTTACCGGACTTGATTTCCATGATGAGGAAGTCACCACAATCGGCGGATGGCTGTACAGTCACCTGGAAGAGCCTGTGGTCGGCAAAAGCCATCAATACGAGCATGTCACCCTGACCGTCCGTGAGATGAACCGCCACCGTATCCGCAAGGTGGAGATCCTGATCGATCTTCCGGTCTCTGAAGATTCGGATGCTCACAACGAGTAA
- a CDS encoding VOC family protein, which yields MTSPIRNQVGAVFIPVSDIERSKNWYCSLLGLPLDGEVLFGHLYDVPMQGPGIVLDSIIFTAEAVLKVPTFHLLTEDIDAAYDYVKASGAEILTDIENDHWFNFKDPDGNVLMICRSVT from the coding sequence GTGACAAGTCCGATACGCAATCAGGTTGGCGCTGTCTTCATTCCGGTTAGTGATATCGAAAGGTCCAAGAACTGGTATTGCAGCCTGCTGGGGCTGCCGCTGGACGGCGAGGTATTATTCGGGCATCTGTACGATGTGCCGATGCAGGGACCGGGGATCGTGCTGGACAGCATTATATTCACAGCCGAAGCCGTACTGAAGGTACCGACCTTCCATCTGCTTACAGAGGATATAGACGCCGCCTATGATTATGTCAAAGCCAGCGGAGCGGAGATCCTTACGGATATTGAGAATGACCATTGGTTTAACTTCAAGGACCCGGACGGAAATGTGCTGATGATCTGCCGCTCTGTCACTTAG
- a CDS encoding TrkH family potassium uptake protein yields the protein MNLANLFFGHLKLTPPKILSLGFVVLIAAGTLLLSLPAASTGGRISFIDALFMATSATCVTGLAVIDTGTQLSTFGQIVLLVLFQFGGLGFVTMATLITLVLNKRISLKERLLLQESMNQNSMQGIVKLIRRVLIYSLVIQLTGAILLAARFVVDMPVGKAAYYGLFHSISIFNNAGFDLFGDIHGPFSGLTRYVEDPVVNITSMLLIFLGGIGFIVLSDVIDYPKRKRLMLHSKVVLATSAVLILVGAIIFFWLELNATLKPLHAGGKIMASFLQAITPRSGGVTTIEIPLLRESTQFLMILLMFIGAAPGSTGGGIKITTFAILASTAYAKLRGKEDIVMFRHRISKENVYRAITMTLLSLMLVVISTMLLSVTERADFLSVLFEAVSAFGTSGITMGLTTELTTIGKVLVIILMFVGRTGPLTLAYALKPKNSKELYRYPEGNITIG from the coding sequence ATGAACTTGGCTAACCTTTTCTTTGGGCATCTGAAGCTGACACCGCCCAAAATCCTATCCCTCGGCTTCGTGGTGCTGATCGCTGCCGGAACCCTGCTGTTATCGCTGCCCGCTGCTTCTACGGGCGGAAGAATCTCTTTCATTGATGCGCTGTTCATGGCAACCTCGGCGACCTGCGTAACCGGTCTTGCCGTTATCGACACGGGAACACAGCTTTCGACCTTCGGACAGATCGTGCTCCTTGTACTGTTCCAGTTCGGCGGTCTCGGCTTCGTGACGATGGCGACACTAATCACCCTGGTGCTGAACAAACGAATCTCATTGAAGGAACGCCTCTTGCTGCAGGAATCCATGAACCAGAACTCCATGCAGGGGATCGTAAAGCTAATCCGCCGGGTTCTAATCTATTCCCTGGTGATTCAGCTGACCGGGGCCATTCTGCTGGCTGCCCGATTTGTAGTGGATATGCCGGTAGGCAAAGCAGCTTATTATGGACTATTCCATAGCATCTCCATCTTCAACAACGCAGGCTTCGATTTGTTCGGCGATATTCACGGGCCGTTCAGCGGATTAACCCGGTATGTAGAAGATCCTGTTGTGAATATTACCTCTATGCTGCTGATCTTTCTGGGCGGAATTGGCTTCATCGTCTTATCCGATGTGATCGATTATCCCAAGCGTAAGCGGCTGATGCTGCATTCGAAGGTTGTGCTGGCGACCTCAGCCGTGCTGATTCTGGTCGGAGCTATAATCTTCTTCTGGCTGGAGCTGAACGCTACACTGAAGCCGCTGCATGCCGGAGGCAAGATTATGGCCTCCTTCCTGCAAGCTATTACGCCCCGTTCCGGCGGTGTGACAACCATCGAGATTCCGCTGCTGCGTGAATCTACCCAGTTCCTGATGATTCTGCTGATGTTCATCGGGGCGGCTCCCGGCTCTACCGGCGGCGGAATCAAGATTACCACCTTTGCCATTCTGGCCAGCACCGCCTACGCCAAACTGCGCGGCAAAGAGGATATTGTAATGTTCCGCCACCGGATCTCGAAGGAGAATGTATACAGGGCTATTACCATGACCTTACTCTCCCTGATGCTGGTGGTTATCTCCACGATGCTGCTGTCCGTAACAGAGCGCGCAGATTTCCTGAGCGTATTGTTCGAGGCGGTGTCTGCTTTCGGCACCTCAGGCATCACCATGGGACTGACCACAGAGCTGACCACGATAGGCAAGGTGCTGGTGATCATTCTTATGTTCGTAGGCCGGACCGGACCGCTTACCCTGGCCTATGCGCTCAAGCCGAAGAACAGCAAGGAGCTGTACCGTTACCCGGAAGGCAATATCACCATCGGCTAA
- a CDS encoding aminopeptidase: protein MLDFNQKLENYALLAVKIGVNIQPGQTLVVNADIVSAELVRLIVRQAYEAGAKLVKVNYSDEFVTRTRYDLAPSESFLEPPKWQADELEDLARGGAAFLTIISANPDLLSGVDASRIADHQKTAGQAMAPYREMLMANQVSWTGLAFPSASWAAKVFPDAAPEQQIDLLWDAIFKAVRADQENPVQAWSVHLAGLKQRCELLNAKKYRKLHYTAPGTDLTIELPEGHIWCQAGAVNSRGMSFLANIPTEEVFTAPLKSGANGTVRSTKPLSYGGNIIDRFSLTLENGKVTDFTAEVGQEALASLLAMDEGAAYFGEVALVPFHSPISESGILYYTTLYDENASCHLALGASYAFTLQDGITMTKEQLVDKGMNQSLTHVDFMMGSPEMNIDGIADDGSTDPIFRNGDWA from the coding sequence TTGCTGGATTTCAACCAAAAGCTGGAGAATTACGCACTGCTCGCTGTAAAGATCGGCGTTAATATTCAACCCGGCCAGACCCTTGTCGTAAACGCGGATATCGTATCGGCTGAGCTGGTCCGCCTGATTGTACGCCAGGCCTATGAAGCAGGTGCGAAGCTCGTCAAGGTTAATTATTCCGATGAATTCGTCACCCGTACCCGTTATGATCTCGCGCCGTCCGAGAGCTTCCTTGAGCCGCCGAAGTGGCAGGCTGATGAGCTGGAGGATCTGGCACGGGGCGGAGCAGCGTTCCTGACAATCATCTCAGCGAATCCGGACTTGCTAAGCGGTGTAGATGCAAGCCGCATTGCGGACCATCAGAAGACCGCCGGTCAAGCTATGGCTCCTTACCGTGAGATGCTGATGGCTAATCAGGTCAGCTGGACCGGCCTCGCCTTCCCATCCGCTTCCTGGGCTGCGAAGGTATTCCCTGACGCCGCGCCTGAGCAGCAGATTGACCTGCTCTGGGACGCCATCTTCAAGGCTGTGCGTGCAGACCAGGAGAATCCGGTGCAGGCCTGGAGTGTCCATCTGGCCGGCCTGAAGCAGCGCTGTGAACTGCTGAACGCCAAGAAATACCGCAAGCTGCACTACACGGCTCCGGGCACTGATCTGACAATCGAATTGCCTGAAGGCCATATCTGGTGTCAGGCCGGTGCGGTGAACAGCCGCGGCATGTCCTTCCTGGCGAACATTCCGACCGAGGAAGTGTTCACCGCTCCGTTGAAGAGTGGTGCGAACGGCACGGTCCGCAGCACGAAACCGCTCAGCTATGGCGGCAACATCATCGACCGCTTCAGCCTGACTCTTGAGAATGGTAAAGTTACAGACTTCACCGCTGAAGTGGGCCAGGAAGCCTTGGCTTCACTACTGGCTATGGATGAAGGTGCCGCCTACTTCGGTGAAGTGGCGCTTGTGCCTTTCCACTCCCCCATCTCGGAAAGCGGCATTCTCTACTACACCACCTTGTATGACGAGAATGCTTCCTGCCATCTGGCACTCGGCGCTTCCTATGCCTTTACCTTGCAGGACGGCATTACCATGACTAAGGAACAGCTAGTGGACAAGGGCATGAACCAAAGCCTCACCCATGTCGACTTCATGATGGGCTCCCCGGAGATGAACATCGACGGAATTGCCGATGACGGCTCCACCGATCCGATCTTCCGTAATGGAGACTGGGCGTAA